GAAACGTACGAAGCCGTGCATATCATGCAAACTATCGAAGGTTAAATGTGAATATACCGAAGCTTTACCTTGCAAAAGGTGTTTGAAACTCGGTATCCACTGTCAGTTCGTACGAGACGTACGAAGGGTGCAAGTACCGGTGCCGGTTCCCCCAGCGGTTCCTGTACCTGCCCCTGTACCAGCTCCGGGGAATGGAATGGCAGTGCCCCATAgaatatcaaatataaTTCCAGTTGTGCCACCAGTGCATGGAATGGGCAGCCAGACAAGTAATCGGACAATACCACAAGCAGGTGGACAGCCGGTAGCACCCCCTTCAAGAGAAAATGGCGATTCCTGGACAAACAATATTGATAATAGGTTGAATAATTTTGAATCGTTACTTGAGACAATGCTTTCCGCATTGTACAAAAATAATATAGAACAGCAATCACGAATGGGACAAATGCAAAAAGAGATCAATTCACAAGCCAGGTTGACCCAAAGCTTTTTATCTTCGCAGAAAAATAATAGACGAAATGCCGTAAAGCTGCCGAACTTATCTCAGTTGGAACAATCTTTAGAAACGTCACAATGGCAGCAGCAACTGCCTCTGCAACCGCAACcgcaacagcaacagcaacagcaaccGCAGTCTCATTCTTCGCTCCAATTTTCAAATGGAACTTCCATACCGCCTTTGCGGGGTAATGGAAACCCCACCTTTAATGAACAACAGCAGAGTAGCGTTACTACTAGTACTCATCATGAAATAATTGACAACAGAAAGGTCACTGTCACAGACTTTAGAACTGCTGGTTCGATTACGAAGGAACAGGCAAAAGTTTTGCTAGattattttattcaataCTTTAGCCCTCATTTATTTGGTTTTACTTTAGGAGGTGTTAGTGTACAATCCTTATGGTCCGATTCTCCGCTGCTCTTAGCCTCGATCTGTACGATAGCTTGTTGTCATCACCCAGAACTTGATTATAAATTCCATGAGTTGCATTCATCATTGCATTGGTTTGCATCACAGTTACTTCTTCCCACAGATGCTGAATTAAATGTAGAACACACGATTTTGGGGTTAATAATTGCGTCATTATGGTTGTCATCGAGCAAGATGTTTAGTTCGTTAGCATTACATTTGGCAAGAGTATGGAGGGTTGACCAGCTTTATTCTCCTCAGTTTGAGAAGCTATGGTACTTACTCTATATTTTAGATGGAAGTGAGAATTTAACTTCTCACAAGAGCCCTTCGATTTATAAGGACATGGAACCATTAATCAAAGATTCTAGGAGAATTATTATAGACGGAATAGAGAAGAACTCGTCAGGAGGTCAGTTTTTCAGGAAGGCAATGTTGGAATAcgatcaaagaaagaaacataCTGCAACTCACAAACAGTTAGAATTGCTAAATGAAGTCAGAAGCGAGAAGCTTGAGTTGAGTCATACCACCTTGCAAGATCTACGGCTACTTACTCAACTTGAATATCACATGGCAATGGAGTCTGTCTTTCATAATAAAAATACACGTTCGCCTTCTTTGCATGATGAATCGTTGGAGGCAACAATGACTCTTTTACCAACAGAGAAGTTTGGCATCCCATGGACTAATAATATGGATCTTGATAAATGGATGATCTCTTGGACTATCGCGTTACAAAACATAAAAGTTCAGAATGACCCGTGGTGCTTCAAATCAACATTATTATATTACAATTTTGCTCGAATGCATATCAACACAAAGGCCCTATTGCAGGGCAAGAAATCCACCCTGCTGGATAGTTTAGAAAATGTTGAGCTTATTAAGCTATGGCATCCGCACTCTAATAGTTCcgaaattaaagaatcaGCAGACAGTACGGAGCTGTCTGCTACGAAGGAAATTTCACGTTCATCAGCCTTGGCACTACTCAAGTTGGCAACTAAAGATAAAGACCTCACACAAATTTTCCAGTTCTTCCCTACACATATTTATGTTATGTTATATTATGCGTCATTGGTTGTTCTTAATCCTAGCATGATAGCGgaaagaagtgaaaaagaatgcaAACAAAGTTATGCTTTGGTAACGAAACTAAAGAAAATGTTACAAACTGCGACAATATCAGAtaaaactttgaaagataacTTGATAAAAGCCTTATATCAATTACTAGTTAGTTTCAAACAAGAACTGGCCgcaattgatgaaacttCAAGGAAAGTCTATGAACTATTGGACGAAAAcgatgaaaaggaaaccaCTGGTAAGCAAGGTCGTAGACCCATTCTTGCCTGGCCAGGCACTAACCCAGGTCATCCATAGAGCTACCATCTATGCATATGTATATCTTATTTTTATATTCTATTTTGGTGTGCTGATAATTTTTGTCGAGCGACAGTTTTGAAGTATTTTGGGTTTTTTGTGACAGAATATGAGTAGTACATGAGAAGCTATACACTGTGAACAGATGGTTACAAACACATCTTCGAAAGCTCTTTTTATGCTAGTCAGTTGAATTCACATTGACTAACGAGTTTGACATGGAATTGAAGACAGATAATTTGAAGGCGCAGCTTAGTTCATTTAGTGATAAAGTGCTAAAAACTCCGCAACAACTTAAATGCAAACTTTATACGGGTCCAAGAACAAAGGATAAATTTGTGGAAGATCTTAAATCAAGGTTCGAAGCAATACATGGTTGCAGTAGTCGTTTAGTAAAGGATTGTAAtaagtttgaaaacaacaCCCGCGCGCTATTGGAACATTTTGAGCGTAgcattgaaatatttggGAATATATATGACGTTAAATTCACAGAAGATGAGATAAGAAGGGATTTCACCAGCCTTTCTAAAAGATTTAAAATCATCAAGGATAAGATCGAGGCGGATCTACCAATATTCGAACATAATGTCATTGAACCGATACAGGCATTTCACACGACTTGTGGTAACATTCAAAATACGATAGATAAAAGAGATTTAGCCTCGTACAAGGTAGATTCACTAAGGCATAAGCTAACTGGTCTCACTCCACAAAAGCTCCGGACTCCTGGGCTCAAGTATGAGAATGAGAAGATTAAGATTGAAGGAAAATACGATAAAGCTTTGAAAGTTTACGAGCCATTAAATGAACAACTTCGTTCGGAACTTGGGATCTTCTTACAAATGACCAAtaaattctttcaagacTGGTTCTTGAACCACTATTACATTACATATTCGTTTTATTACAACATGTACACCTTCATTGGGACATGTTCTGAGGTTCGCCGTATCGTAATGGAGACACAAAACTCTAACGGCGTAGTTGATGACTTATCGCCAAATTCACTGCAAATGCTAGAGTACATTGACATTGCCAATAGTAGATTGGTGAGCCAATTCCACGAACAGTTTGATGGAGCAGCCACTGAGGTGAAACATCTTGGCATTATAGATTACGAATTGTTCTACAAGAGGGTAAGTTTAGACGCTAAGAAACAGGTGAGCACTGAGCAAGATGATATAGCGACGTACAATGACCCATACCAAAAACATAGTCCCCAATATTGTAAAGCAATTGCAGATTTTGTCccaacagaagaagactCTGAAAATAGTTTGTCTCTTCGAAAGGAAGATGTGATTAAGATCTACAGGAAGGAAGCCGAAGTCTGGTGGTACGGACAATCACTACGTACCAATAAAATCGGCTACTTTCCAGTACAATGCACTACAATGGAACATATTTGAGTAACCGGATATACCTTCATCCGGAAACCTCTACATTATCGTAAATTTGTTTCTACCTCAATAGCAAAATGTTTGTATTAGCACCGCATATCTATTAGAATTTAGTGTGTGATCATGTGACTGTGACGTTTGTTAAGTTTTAAGGGAATAAATAGATGGCATTTGATCAGTAGGTTCCTTTTGCACATTCCTGAAGTATATAAACAGACAGTTCGTGAATAGTTTATACAAATCCTCACCATCATTGAATTAGAGTGTAGTACCTGATAGGTAAGAAAGTGTTTTTCTGTGAATCAtaagaagaatatcaaaCTCCAAGATATTATAATCCGGTGTAAAAATGTCTGTCGAAATCAAATCCTTTGAACTTTCCGATCCATTAACTGCTAGCTTGAAAGGTTTTGCAGACACTAATCCCAATGTTGAGTTGATcttgaaagagaagatcATCTTCCGAAACACCGAAAAAGACAAGGTAGCTTTAATTTCTGGTGGCGGTTGCGGTCACGAGCCTACCCATGCTGGTTTTGTCGGTAAAGGATGTTTGAGTGCTGCTGTATGTGGTGATATCTTTGCATCTCCATCAACCAAACAGATCTTAAATGCTATTAAAATTGTTTCGAAGAACAGTAACGGAGTTCTATTAATTGTTAAGAACTATACGGGCGATGTATTACATTTCGGTTTGGCTGCTGAAAGGGCCAGAGCCCTTGGAATTAATTGCTCTGTTGCTGTTATTGGAGATGACGTTGCTGTTGGTCGTAACAAAGGTGGGTTAGTCGGTAGAAGAGCTCTAGCAGGAACTACCTTGGTTCATAAAATTGTCGGTGCATTTGCTGAGAAGTATTCAGGCAAGTATGGTCTCGATGGTGTCAGCAAGGTAGCTCAAGTCATCAATGAAAATCTAGTTACGATTGGCTCATCATTAGATCATTGTAAGGTACCAGGAAGACCATTTGAGACGGAATTAAATGAAAAGCAAATGGAAGTCGGTATGGGTATCCATAATGAACCAGGTGTTCAAGTCTTGGACAGCATTCCACCTTTGGAGCAGTTGATTGAGAAATATATGCTACCCAAGTTACTTGATTCAGAGGATGAAGACAGACATTTTGtatcttttgataaaaaaGACGAGGTAGTTCTCCTTGTCAACAATTTAGGTGGTGTGTCTAACTTCATCTTAACTGCCATCGTTGATATCACGAAATCTTTTttacaaaagaattat
The genomic region above belongs to Kluyveromyces lactis strain NRRL Y-1140 chromosome B complete sequence and contains:
- a CDS encoding Zn(II)2Cys6 transcription factor (conserved hypothetical protein), which gives rise to MVNEVKKRTKPCISCKLSKVKCEYTEALPCKRCLKLGIHCQFVRDVRRVQVPVPVPPAVPVPAPVPAPGNGMAVPHRISNIIPVVPPVHGMGSQTSNRTIPQAGGQPVAPPSRENGDSWTNNIDNRLNNFESLLETMLSALYKNNIEQQSRMGQMQKEINSQARLTQSFLSSQKNNRRNAVKLPNLSQLEQSLETSQWQQQLPLQPQPQQQQQQQPQSHSSLQFSNGTSIPPLRGNGNPTFNEQQQSSVTTSTHHEIIDNRKVTVTDFRTAGSITKEQAKVLLDYFIQYFSPHLFGFTLGGVSVQSLWSDSPLLLASICTIACCHHPELDYKFHELHSSLHWFASQLLLPTDAELNVEHTILGLIIASLWLSSSKMFSSLALHLARVWRVDQLYSPQFEKLWYLLYILDGSENLTSHKSPSIYKDMEPLIKDSRRIIIDGIEKNSSGGQFFRKAMLEYDQRKKHTATHKQLELLNEVRSEKLELSHTTLQDLRLLTQLEYHMAMESVFHNKNTRSPSLHDESLEATMTLLPTEKFGIPWTNNMDLDKWMISWTIALQNIKVQNDPWCFKSTLLYYNFARMHINTKALLQGKKSTLLDSLENVELIKLWHPHSNSSEIKESADSTELSATKEISRSSALALLKLATKDKDLTQIFQFFPTHIYVMLYYASLVVLNPSMIAERSEKECKQSYALVTKLKKMLQTATISDKTLKDNLIKALYQLLVSFKQELAAIDETSRKVYELLDENDEKETTGKQGRRPILAWPGTNPGHP
- a CDS encoding BAR and SH3 domain-containing protein (conserved hypothetical protein); the encoded protein is MELKTDNLKAQLSSFSDKVLKTPQQLKCKLYTGPRTKDKFVEDLKSRFEAIHGCSSRLVKDCNKFENNTRALLEHFERSIEIFGNIYDVKFTEDEIRRDFTSLSKRFKIIKDKIEADLPIFEHNVIEPIQAFHTTCGNIQNTIDKRDLASYKVDSLRHKLTGLTPQKLRTPGLKYENEKIKIEGKYDKALKVYEPLNEQLRSELGIFLQMTNKFFQDWFLNHYYITYSFYYNMYTFIGTCSEVRRIVMETQNSNGVVDDLSPNSLQMLEYIDIANSRLVSQFHEQFDGAATEVKHLGIIDYELFYKRVSLDAKKQVSTEQDDIATYNDPYQKHSPQYCKAIADFVPTEEDSENSLSLRKEDVIKIYRKEAEVWWYGQSLRTNKIGYFPVQCTTMEHI
- the DAK1 gene encoding dihydroxyacetone kinase (highly similar to uniprot|P54838 Saccharomyces cerevisiae YML070W DAK1 Dihydroxyacetone kinase required for detoxification of dihydroxyacetone (DHA) involved in stress adaptation) → MSVEIKSFELSDPLTASLKGFADTNPNVELILKEKIIFRNTEKDKVALISGGGCGHEPTHAGFVGKGCLSAAVCGDIFASPSTKQILNAIKIVSKNSNGVLLIVKNYTGDVLHFGLAAERARALGINCSVAVIGDDVAVGRNKGGLVGRRALAGTTLVHKIVGAFAEKYSGKYGLDGVSKVAQVINENLVTIGSSLDHCKVPGRPFETELNEKQMEVGMGIHNEPGVQVLDSIPPLEQLIEKYMLPKLLDSEDEDRHFVSFDKKDEVVLLVNNLGGVSNFILTAIVDITKSFLQKNYDITPVQSICGTLMTSFNGNGFSITLFNASKSSGAIKKEFSEVKSVLDLLNDHTEAPAWPIKDVEMGKSPTYDEGILEDVIDVKKAGTYDFEKLSELLKAGADQLIKSEPHITHLDNQVGDGDCGYTLVAGAKAITENLDKISSKYLSQTLAEISDHIESAMGGTSGGLYSIFISGLSKGIIEQCGENDAVDKEAFAKSLEVAYETLCKYTRARPGDSTMIDALEPFVKEFSSTQDFHKAFSKAEGGAESTGNLEAKFGRASYVEDTEAIPDPGAIGLVEFLRGVDSKL